The sequence CGGTCGCAGCAGTCGCGAGCTGGAAGCCGGCGTCGGCCGGGAGGTGGCCGGCCAGTAACTGGTGAGCGGTGATCGTCCCGACGACGGCGGTGATCGCGACAGCGCCGAGCGCGGTCCACACGCCGAGTCGGACGGTGTATCCGGCTGCAAATCGCCGTCGAATCGCCCAGACCGCGGCGTAGCACAGGACGAGTGAGAGTGCGAGTGGGAAGACGACACCGACGACGGTCGCGAGAAGCGGTTTGTCGTGGACGACGACGTGGGCGACGTGGAGACTCGAGAGGAGCAGTCCGAGCAGCCCAACGAGAAGAGCGGCGACGAAATCGGTCGGACGAATCCTCTCGGTCACTGTTGAACTGGACAATCGTACCCACGCACGGTATAGAAGTGTATCGACCGACGAACTGTCATCGAAGAAATCAGTCCGTTCGACAGCCGAGGACCATCTTCCATACGTTGCTCGAGCGTCCGAATCGGGCGAAACGCGACGGTCGAGCCGGTTCGGGACTCGAGTCGTCGCTGGACTGGGAAGTCGGCGTCGGTGGGCCGGATGTCACTGGAACTGTTGTCGGTGGTTCGAACGGCTCTAGAATCGGTGCTGTGGGAGGCGACGACGAACCGGGGGGACGTCCGCCGATGCCGAAGCGGTGGAGGACGGTAATCGCTCGACCTCCGCCTGAACACGGAGGTACGCGCTATCGGTCTGTATCAGGGCCAGCAGTCGACGGTCAGCGACGTTGCGATCCAGCCATCGGGGTTGTCACGTTCGACGAAGACGGCCTTTCCCGGACGGGGTTCGTGTCTCGTGACGATCGCCGAGGGCTCGCTGGGTTCGTCGTCGACGTCTCGGTCCTGCCGTGGGACGGGGGATTCCATCGAGATGAGTTAGGCTCCCCTAAATCTAAAAAGGTTTTGGTCAGCCTAAGAACTGGATTCTGGCTCACATTGTGTCCTGACAACGCCCGAGGCGGTTCGAACCCGCTCGAGGGGTTGGACGCGGCGGGACGAACTTTCAACCCGGTGCAGCGTGTACCGCCGCGCATGGAGTTCGACGTCATTCAGGGCGACATCGCAGCACAGTCCGCGGATGCGCTGGTCAACGCCGCCGGGACCAGCCTCCGAATGGGATCGGGCGTCGCTGGCGCGCTCCGTCGACGAGCGGGCGAGGAGCTCAACGAGGAAGCCATGGAGACGGGACCAGTCGACCTCGGCGACGTCGCGGTTACCGACGCCTACGAGCTGGACGCCGAGTACGTGATCCACGCCGCCGCGATGCCCCACTACGGAGACGGACAGGCGACCGAGGAGAGCATTCGCGACGCGACCCGGAACACACTCGAGACGGCCGACGACCTCGAGTGCGAATCGATCGTTCTCCCGGCACTCGGCTGCGGTGTGGCTGGCTTCGACCTCGCCGACGGAGCTGCGATCATCGGTGAGGAGATCGACCACTACGAGCCCGAAACCCTCGAGGAGGTGCGGTTGATCGCGTACAGCGACGAGGAGTACGACACCGTTCGGGCTGCCGTCGGGAAGGCAGAGCGATCCGAGATGATCGACGAGAGCGACGCGGATCGGTGACGGTCCGGAACTCGGGCGCGAGTGCAACTGCAGTTGGACGCGACTCGAGGAACGTATTTGGCCGACTGTCTCATTAGTGTGCCATCTGGTGTCGGTCGTTCAGTAATCGGGCCGCGGAACGGGTGATCAAGTTCAGTTTTTCGAGTCAATTGCCGGCTGGCCGGTGGCAGTATCATGCAGAATCTACAACCTCGCTTGAGTTGATTCGATTACACATAGTGGGGATGCAGTCAGGCGGCGACGACCGGGAGTGATCGATTCGGTGGGGGCAGCCGAACGCGACCACTCGGTGGTGGCTCGATCGTGTACTGACTGGGTACCCGGGTCGACCGAGTCCGTTCCGACGCGCCGGTGGTCTGGGCTGTCAGGTCGCGACCGTCCGACTGCGTTCGAACATCATCATGGCACTCGATACAATCGGCCGACGGGAACTCCTCGCAGCAGGGGTCGTGGGACTGTCCGGAGCCGGCGCGTACGGTGCCGAGGCGTTCGGCGTCACCGACTCGTTCGGCGGGAGCCAGATAACGGCCATCGTCCCCTGGGCGCAGGGTGGCGGGACGGATCGTTCGCTTCGAATCACGACGCCGTCGTGGTCCGATTTACTCGACGTCGAGTTCGTCGTCGAGAACTATCCCGGTGGGTCCACGCAGGTCGGCGGTG is a genomic window of Natrarchaeobaculum aegyptiacum containing:
- a CDS encoding macro domain-containing protein, coding for MEFDVIQGDIAAQSADALVNAAGTSLRMGSGVAGALRRRAGEELNEEAMETGPVDLGDVAVTDAYELDAEYVIHAAAMPHYGDGQATEESIRDATRNTLETADDLECESIVLPALGCGVAGFDLADGAAIIGEEIDHYEPETLEEVRLIAYSDEEYDTVRAAVGKAERSEMIDESDADR